A genome region from Hydrogenoanaerobacterium saccharovorans includes the following:
- a CDS encoding zinc dependent phospholipase C family protein has protein sequence MPAYVTHSLFGKDIYEAIDESKLKQILSDYKIAYEWGLQGPDLLFFYGMLPPRRNHNLNRLGGVMHRIKEDELFNTLTQYLSACKNHACYQNTFAYIMGFCCHYALDSIAHPYIYYRQQELKRILPKAEHRGIHHKVESDIDSEIHLVKTGKMINHFNIMKDLISDKKMQQDIAKLYEYVFLNVYDIKIDTTAMQKCFGDAYRIIRLVMGKPLALCFSKILDGVALKRNSLSAHVRRKKGDGDPLNLNKKPWCHLTNNSAKTNITFLQLEQQALVKALSMQNTIYNAVQDGILNPFAGLDSFDNGSL, from the coding sequence ATGCCTGCTTATGTTACCCATTCGTTATTTGGCAAAGATATTTACGAAGCAATTGATGAAAGCAAACTAAAACAAATTTTGTCAGATTATAAAATTGCATATGAGTGGGGCTTGCAAGGCCCGGATTTACTTTTCTTCTATGGGATGCTGCCGCCAAGGCGGAATCACAATCTGAATCGTTTAGGTGGGGTTATGCATCGTATAAAAGAAGACGAGCTGTTTAATACACTTACCCAGTATTTATCTGCCTGTAAAAATCATGCCTGTTATCAAAATACATTTGCTTATATTATGGGCTTTTGCTGCCATTATGCCCTTGACAGCATTGCGCATCCATATATCTATTACAGACAGCAAGAATTAAAGCGGATTTTGCCTAAAGCAGAACATCGAGGTATTCATCATAAGGTCGAGAGTGATATAGATAGTGAAATTCACCTTGTTAAAACAGGCAAGATGATAAATCATTTTAATATTATGAAAGATTTAATTTCAGATAAGAAAATGCAGCAAGATATTGCAAAACTATATGAGTATGTTTTTTTAAACGTATACGATATAAAAATTGATACTACAGCAATGCAGAAATGCTTTGGAGATGCTTATCGTATCATTCGATTGGTAATGGGCAAACCGTTGGCTTTGTGTTTTTCAAAAATACTGGATGGTGTAGCACTTAAACGCAACAGCCTTTCGGCACATGTAAGGCGCAAAAAAGGGGATGGGGATCCTTTGAATTTAAATAAAAAGCCATGGTGCCATCTTACTAACAACAGTGCAAAAACAAACATTACTTTTTTACAGCTGGAACAGCAAGCCTTGGTAAAAGCCCTGTCCATGCAAAATACAATATACAATGCTGTACAGGACGGTATCCTTAATCCGTTTGCAGGCTTAGATTCTTTTGATAACGGCAGCCTTTAA